A segment of the Bradyrhizobium sp. CCBAU 53340 genome:
ATGGTCTGCGGCAGGAAGACGTTGCGGGCCCCGGACTCCGTGACGAAATAGCCCAGCGGCAACGTGATCGTGTAGGCGAGCAGCGGACCGATCACCGGCATTGCGATGACCTCGTTGTAGCGGCCGACGCCGCCCCGCCAGGGATGAGTCACCGGCGCCAGCATCACGAGGCCGGCGACGCGGCTCGCATGATCGAGCGCCAGGCGTGCGCCGAGCGCGCCGCTCCAGGAATGCACGACGAAGACCGCACGAGCGACCCCGAGCTGGTCGAGCGCCGCGTCGATCATCCGCGCCTGGATGTCCGGCGTCGAATCCTGTCGCCGCGCGCGTGTGCTCCAGCCATGGCCCGGACGGTCGATCAGGATGACGCGATGTTGGCTGGCCAGGAGGTCGCCCAGCGGCCGGCGCATCGCTTCAAGGTTGGAGCTCGCACCGTGCAGCATCACGATCGGCAGGCCAGCGTCGCGCGGGCCGATGTCGACGACGTGGAGCGTTGCGCCCTCGACCTCGACCATCCGGCCCTGCGGTGGGTAGGCGCGTTGCACGGCGACAATTCCGGCCTGCGTGACCAGCGCCAGCAACACCAGCGCCGTCACGGCTGACATCACGATCATGAAGAGAGTCCGGGTGATCCAGGGCACATCGCAGTTACGGGTGGCGCGGGCGGCAGTTTCGCGCAAGCGCGCTCGGCGCTTCCACAGGAAATGCCACCCCTGTGGATATGTGCACAATTGGGAAATCCAAAAACTCAACAAAATCAATGATCGAGCGCGATGGTACACAAGCCTCGGACCAGCTTCATGCAGCCGTCATCGCAGCTTCCATATAATCGCCACGGTCGGTTCCGCCATCTAGACGCGGATGGGCGCCGATCCCTCCTCGCAGCCTCAGGGGATGCGGGAAAGACCGGCAGGATGTCCTGGTTTGAACCGGAGGATTTTTCGATGAGCTTCAGATCGAATGACACCGCAATCGACGAGATCGTCGCAAGCTGCAACGGCGACTTGCGCGGAGCCGTGCGGGCGCTGCTCCTGATCAACGAGCACCTCGAGAGCGAGCTCGCAAAGGCCTATGCGGCCGCCGC
Coding sequences within it:
- a CDS encoding alpha/beta fold hydrolase → MIVMSAVTALVLLALVTQAGIVAVQRAYPPQGRMVEVEGATLHVVDIGPRDAGLPIVMLHGASSNLEAMRRPLGDLLASQHRVILIDRPGHGWSTRARRQDSTPDIQARMIDAALDQLGVARAVFVVHSWSGALGARLALDHASRVAGLVMLAPVTHPWRGGVGRYNEVIAMPVIGPLLAYTITLPLGYFVTESGARNVFLPQTMPDGFVKESATPLLLRPREFIANAFDLVTLKASVAAQAARYGEIRVPVTIIAGAPDKTVKTDIHARPFATTVPNAKLIVLPDLGHMVQNAVPDLVKTEIEAMIGHIAPA